One Syngnathus acus chromosome 13, fSynAcu1.2, whole genome shotgun sequence genomic window carries:
- the clip3 gene encoding CAP-Gly domain-containing linker protein 3, producing MTKEEDLEMQEKERHDRDDQEDDDRVQREEELTEEEEEEDEEREEDEDEERAKDEDERAEERQDDDEREEGGRGRRPAPPLHESPAEEADESQLQSVSALQSPVRETPRRAVVHPSAQAPLPKDYAFTFFDPNDPACLEILTDPRTSIPELFAIVRQWVPQVQHKIDVIGNEILKRGCHVNDRDGLTDMTLLHYSCKAGAHGVGDPAAALRLSDQLISLGADVSLRSRWTNMNALHYAAYFDVPELVRVLLKAANPRVLNSTCSDFHYGTALHIAASNLCLGAVKCLLEHGANPAVRNEKGQVPAEVVPDPMDMSLDKAEAATVAKELKRLLLDAVPLSCHLPRATLPNYDNIPGNLMLSSLGMKLGQRVVLDDTKTGTLRFCGTTEFASGQWVGVELDEPEGKNDGSVGGVRYFICPPKLGIFAPASKISKPAEKNISSVTSTPRTPRRDLASRLAGKTKKDKDKKEKARKKKTSAVGPEAEGLDAQVGDQVLVAGQKNGIVRFFGKTDFAPGLWFGVELDQPTGKHDGSVFGVRYFSCLPKYGVFAPPSRVQRMGGPKEGSQTEEMSTVKKVHQVTMAQPKRNFSAVRSPKDLTSESSISRLLFCCWFPWMLRAEMQS from the exons ATGACCAAAGAGGAGGACCTGGAGATGCAGGAGAAGGAGCGGCACGACCGCGACGACCAGGAGGACGACGACAGGGTCCAAAGGGAGGAGGAGCtgacagaggaggaggaggaggaagacgaggaaagagaagaagatgaagacgaggaGAGAGCAAAAGATGAAGACGAGCGGGCCGAGGAGCGCCAGGATGACGACGAGCGGGAGGAGGGAGGACGAGGTCGGCGGCCGGCGCCGCCGCTCCACGAGTCGCCGGCCGAAGAGGCTGACGAGAGCCAGCTGCAGTCTGTGTCTGCGCTCCAGAGTCCGGTCCGCGAGACCCCACGTCGGGCCGTGGTGCACCCCTCGGCGCAGGCGCCCCTCCCCAAAGACTACG CCTTTACCTTCTTTGACCCCAACGACCCGGCCTGCCTGGAGATCCTCACGGACCCCCGGACCAGCATCCCGGAGCTGTTTGCCATCGTGCGTCAGTGGGTTCCCCAGGTGCAGCACAAGATCGACGTCATCGGCAACGAG ATTCTGAAGCGCGGTTGCCACGTGAATGACCGCGACGGTTTGACCGACATGACGCTTCTCCACTACAGCTGCAAGGCGGGCGCGCACGGCGTGG GTGAcccggcggcggcgctgcGTCTGAGCGACCAGCTGATTTCTCTGGGCGCCGACGTGAGTTTGAGGAGTCGCTGGACCAACATGAACGCGCTGCACTACGCCGCCTACTTTGACGTTCCGGAACTGGTCCGAGTCCTGCTCAAGGCCGCTAATCCCAGAG TTCTCAACTCCACGTGCAGCGACTTCCACTACGGGACGGCTCTGCACATCGCCGCCTCCAACCTGTGCCTGGGTGCGGTCAAGTGTCTTCTGGAGCACGGTGCCAATCCCGCCGTCCGG AATGAGAAGGGGCAGGTCCCCGCCGAGGTGGTGCCCGACCCCATGGACATGAGTCTGGACAAGGCCGAGGCGGCCACGGTGGCCAAAGAGCTGAAGCGGCTGCTTCTGGACGCCGTCCCGCTGAGCTGCCACCTGCCCAGAGCCACGCTGCCAAACTACGACAACATTCCCGGGAACCTGATGCTGTCCTCGCTGGGCATGAAGCTGGGCCAGCGGGTGGTGCTGGACGACACGAAG ACGGGGACGCTCAGGTTCTGCGGTACCACAGAGTTCGCCAGCGGGCAGTGGGTCGGCGTGGAACTGGACGAGCCCGAGGGAAAGAACGACGGCAGCGTCGGCGGCGTTCGCTACTTCATCTGCCCGCCCAAGCTCG GGATCTTTGCGCCGGCGTCAAAGATCTCCAAGCCTGCGGAGAAGAACATCTCGTCCGTCACCTCCACCCCTCGGACCCCCCGCCGGGACCTGGCCTCGCGCCTCGCCGGGAAGACcaagaaagacaaagacaagaagGAGAAAG CCCGCAAGAAGAAGACGTCGGCCGTCGGTCCCGAAGCGGAAGGACTCGACGCCCAGGTGGGAGATCAAGTCCTGGTGGCCGGCCAGAAGAACGGCATCGTGCGCTTCTTCGGGAAAACCGACTTTGCGCCAG GTCTGTGGTTCGGTGTGGAGCTGGACCAGCCCACGGGCAAACACGACGGCTCCGTATTCGGGGTGCGCTACTTCAGCTGCCTGCCCAAGTACGGCGTGTTTGCGCCGCCCTCCCGGGTCCAGAG GATGGGAGGACCTAAAGAAGGCTCACAGACTGAGGAGATGTCCACGGTGAAGAAGGTCCACCAAGTCACCA TGGCTCAGCCCAAGCGCAACTTCAGCGCCGTTCGCTCTCCTAAAGATCTGACCTCCGAGAGCTCCATATCCAG GTTGCTCTTCTGCTGTTGGTTCCCGTGGATGCTGCGAGCCGAGATGCAATCCTAA
- the si:ch211-137a8.4 gene encoding guanine nucleotide-binding protein G(s) subunit alpha isoforms XLas isoform X2, with amino-acid sequence MAATEASTAPAVQEDAKTPESKQAEAEQPSHNSESVQSQAVDKDKGSEVNSGVNLTKETVDNDTSVEAAASADEEEAAASGGEAPAPRGSENHEHKTSLLDSFLNKSGLGKVMSGRKKKEASATSEEANAGAGSEEADAGAGSEEPEKAAELPLSEGGAEGGSRGEGTLQNEKTLENGEKEHEKKCKESKSSVRDLIRKPVAKIFSHRSTEKKEGNDGAESPKQVQARSKSLDRLEDPQALHAEDSAVAAAAAEGAAAADHKASTKHMKRWHSFKKLMAQKAHKRSAEDGGEQEGGGDSSTLDSKESGQKRWKLKRSWTFQGLKRDTSMVGISGKTKSSDKPEEAPDAEPAAEPAAEPAAELAAEPAAEPAAEPAANQARADREKAEASEDDKVSGGASVTQHANEIWTSFKKRVIPKSRRANTECQPGGDEDAATAAASAGEADGTADDGKDGKSAKAKRSHFGRAVSLKNFILRKGKSTSVDMGDGAKEEDEEATTTGTGTAASAAAADTTAGTTDSAAAEEDGKGNGQADGKGENHPPADKGVQRQEAEPEAQKTPGRAPVTNGQNGCENGTAEDEAHNHREGDEKNGSPVKKSKELAAAKEETNAKVINTAAPPVNSDKKAGSA; translated from the exons ATGGCAGCAACAGAAGCCAGCACGGCACCTGCGGTCCAAGAAGATGCAAAGACTCCGGAAAGCAAGCAGGCAGAGGCGGAACAACCCAGCCACAACTCAGAGAGTGTCCAGAGTCAAGCGGTAGACAAAGACAAAGGCAGCGAGGTCAACAGCGGGGTCAACCTGACCAAAGAGACCGTCGACAACGACACCTCGGTAGAAGCGGCGGCGAGCGCCGACGAAGAAGAAGCCGCGGCGAGCGGCGGCGAGGCGCCCGCCCCCCGCGGCTCCGAGAACCACGAGCACAAGACCTCCCTCCTGGACTCCTTCCTGAACAAGAGCGGCCTGGGTAAGGTGATGTCGGGacgaaaaaagaaagaggccaGCGCCACCTCGGAGGAGGCCAACGCGGGAGCCGGCTCAGAGGAGGCCGACGCGGGAGCCGGCTCGGAGGAGCCAGAGAAAGCCGCTGAGCTGCCGCTATCTGAGGGGGGAGCAGAAGGAGGCAGCCGGGGCGAGGGAACACTGCAAAATGAGAAGACACTGGAAAATGGAGAGAAGGAGCACGAGAAGAAGTGCAAAGAGTCCAAGTCTTCCGTTCGAGATCTGATCAGGAAGCCGGTGGCCAAGATCTTCTCCCATCGGAGCACAGAAAAGAAGGAGGGCAACGACGGCGCAGAATCTCCCAAACAGGTCCAGGCGCGCTCAAAGTCCCTGGACCGCCTGGAGGATCCCCAAGCACTTCACGCAGAAGACTCggccgtcgccgccgccgcagccgAAGGGGCAGCGGCGGCGGATCACAAAGCCTCCACCAAGCACATGAAGCGTTGGCACTCCTTCAAGAAGCTCATGGCCCAGAAAGCACACAAGCGCAGCGCCGAAGACGGCGGCGAACAAGAAGGAGGCGGAGACTCCTCCACATTGGACTCCAAGGAGTCGGGCCAGAAGAGGTGGAAGCTCAAGCGCTCCTGGACATTCCAGGGCCTCAAGAGGGACACGTCCATGGTGGGCATCAGCGGCAAGACCAAGAGCTCCGACAAGCCGGAGGAGGCGCCGGACGCCGAGCCCGCCGCCGAGCCCGCCGCCGAGCCCGCCGCCGAGCTCGCCGCCGAGCCCGCCGCCGAGCCCGCCGCCGAGCCCGCTGCCAACCAGGCCCGGGCCGACCGGGAGAAGGCGGAGGCCAGTGAAGACGACAAGGTGAGCGGCGGAGCCAGCGTCACGCAGCACGCCAACGAGATCTGGACCTCCTTCAAGAAGCGCGTCATCCCCAAGTCCAGGCGCGCAAACACCGAGTGCCAACCCGGCGGGGACGAGGACGCCGCCACCGCTGCCGCTTCTGCAG GCGAGGCCGACGGCACGGCGGACGACGGAAAAGACGGCAAGTCCGCCAAGGCCAAGCGCTCCCACTTTGGCCGGGCTGTCTCCCTCAAGAACTTCATCCTGCGCAAAGGCAAGTCCACCAGCGTGGACATGGGCGACGGCGccaaggaggaggacgaggaggccACCACCACTGGCACCGGCACGGCGgccagcgccgccgccgccgacacCACCGCTGGCACCACCGACAGCGCCGCCGCGGAGGAGGACGGCAAAGGAAACGGTCAAGCGGACGGCAAGGGCGAAAACCACCCTCCCGCCGACAAGGGCGTCCAGAGACAGGAAGCCGAGCCCGAGGCGCAGAAGACGCCCGGCCGCGCCCCCGTCACCAACGGCCAAAACGGCTGCGAGAACGGAACCGCCGAGGACGAGGCGCACAATCATCGAGAGGGTGACGAGAAGAACGGCAGCCCCGTCAAGAAGAGCAAGGAGCTGGCCGCGGCCAAGGAGGAGACCAACGCCAAGGTCATCAACACGGCGGCGCCACCTGTGAACAGCG ACAAAAAGGCGGGAAGCGCGTGA
- the si:ch211-137a8.4 gene encoding coiled-coil domain-containing protein 8 homolog isoform X1, with the protein MAATEASTAPAVQEDAKTPESKQAEAEQPSHNSESVQSQAVDKDKGSEVNSGVNLTKETVDNDTSVEAAASADEEEAAASGGEAPAPRGSENHEHKTSLLDSFLNKSGLGKVMSGRKKKEASATSEEANAGAGSEEADAGAGSEEPEKAAELPLSEGGAEGGSRGEGTLQNEKTLENGEKEHEKKCKESKSSVRDLIRKPVAKIFSHRSTEKKEGNDGAESPKQVQARSKSLDRLEDPQALHAEDSAVAAAAAEGAAAADHKASTKHMKRWHSFKKLMAQKAHKRSAEDGGEQEGGGDSSTLDSKESGQKRWKLKRSWTFQGLKRDTSMVGISGKTKSSDKPEEAPDAEPAAEPAAEPAAELAAEPAAEPAAEPAANQARADREKAEASEDDKVSGGASVTQHANEIWTSFKKRVIPKSRRANTECQPGGDEDAATAAASAGEADGTADDGKDGKSAKAKRSHFGRAVSLKNFILRKGKSTSVDMGDGAKEEDEEATTTGTGTAASAAAADTTAGTTDSAAAEEDGKGNGQADGKGENHPPADKGVQRQEAEPEAQKTPGRAPVTNGQNGCENGTAEDEAHNHREGDEKNGSPVKKSKELAAAKEETNAKVINTAAPPVNSADKKAGSA; encoded by the exons ATGGCAGCAACAGAAGCCAGCACGGCACCTGCGGTCCAAGAAGATGCAAAGACTCCGGAAAGCAAGCAGGCAGAGGCGGAACAACCCAGCCACAACTCAGAGAGTGTCCAGAGTCAAGCGGTAGACAAAGACAAAGGCAGCGAGGTCAACAGCGGGGTCAACCTGACCAAAGAGACCGTCGACAACGACACCTCGGTAGAAGCGGCGGCGAGCGCCGACGAAGAAGAAGCCGCGGCGAGCGGCGGCGAGGCGCCCGCCCCCCGCGGCTCCGAGAACCACGAGCACAAGACCTCCCTCCTGGACTCCTTCCTGAACAAGAGCGGCCTGGGTAAGGTGATGTCGGGacgaaaaaagaaagaggccaGCGCCACCTCGGAGGAGGCCAACGCGGGAGCCGGCTCAGAGGAGGCCGACGCGGGAGCCGGCTCGGAGGAGCCAGAGAAAGCCGCTGAGCTGCCGCTATCTGAGGGGGGAGCAGAAGGAGGCAGCCGGGGCGAGGGAACACTGCAAAATGAGAAGACACTGGAAAATGGAGAGAAGGAGCACGAGAAGAAGTGCAAAGAGTCCAAGTCTTCCGTTCGAGATCTGATCAGGAAGCCGGTGGCCAAGATCTTCTCCCATCGGAGCACAGAAAAGAAGGAGGGCAACGACGGCGCAGAATCTCCCAAACAGGTCCAGGCGCGCTCAAAGTCCCTGGACCGCCTGGAGGATCCCCAAGCACTTCACGCAGAAGACTCggccgtcgccgccgccgcagccgAAGGGGCAGCGGCGGCGGATCACAAAGCCTCCACCAAGCACATGAAGCGTTGGCACTCCTTCAAGAAGCTCATGGCCCAGAAAGCACACAAGCGCAGCGCCGAAGACGGCGGCGAACAAGAAGGAGGCGGAGACTCCTCCACATTGGACTCCAAGGAGTCGGGCCAGAAGAGGTGGAAGCTCAAGCGCTCCTGGACATTCCAGGGCCTCAAGAGGGACACGTCCATGGTGGGCATCAGCGGCAAGACCAAGAGCTCCGACAAGCCGGAGGAGGCGCCGGACGCCGAGCCCGCCGCCGAGCCCGCCGCCGAGCCCGCCGCCGAGCTCGCCGCCGAGCCCGCCGCCGAGCCCGCCGCCGAGCCCGCTGCCAACCAGGCCCGGGCCGACCGGGAGAAGGCGGAGGCCAGTGAAGACGACAAGGTGAGCGGCGGAGCCAGCGTCACGCAGCACGCCAACGAGATCTGGACCTCCTTCAAGAAGCGCGTCATCCCCAAGTCCAGGCGCGCAAACACCGAGTGCCAACCCGGCGGGGACGAGGACGCCGCCACCGCTGCCGCTTCTGCAG GCGAGGCCGACGGCACGGCGGACGACGGAAAAGACGGCAAGTCCGCCAAGGCCAAGCGCTCCCACTTTGGCCGGGCTGTCTCCCTCAAGAACTTCATCCTGCGCAAAGGCAAGTCCACCAGCGTGGACATGGGCGACGGCGccaaggaggaggacgaggaggccACCACCACTGGCACCGGCACGGCGgccagcgccgccgccgccgacacCACCGCTGGCACCACCGACAGCGCCGCCGCGGAGGAGGACGGCAAAGGAAACGGTCAAGCGGACGGCAAGGGCGAAAACCACCCTCCCGCCGACAAGGGCGTCCAGAGACAGGAAGCCGAGCCCGAGGCGCAGAAGACGCCCGGCCGCGCCCCCGTCACCAACGGCCAAAACGGCTGCGAGAACGGAACCGCCGAGGACGAGGCGCACAATCATCGAGAGGGTGACGAGAAGAACGGCAGCCCCGTCAAGAAGAGCAAGGAGCTGGCCGCGGCCAAGGAGGAGACCAACGCCAAGGTCATCAACACGGCGGCGCCACCTGTGAACAGCG CAGACAAAAAGGCGGGAAGCGCGTGA
- the zgc:162698 gene encoding transmembrane protein 87A produces MFEVLKSRWEGSCLLTYTEAGSGGLQLRKDSERLFELAAVMATTASPERTRSALWSRTVLLLVLSVFQRPSCVVSEPGKWILNVDSDTLRKHNLFVFSKTLFNNSVIHLKLAEWRCDASSPVHLNVSWYLRSSHCYDEVFGLDAARAERFFRFPKVNPGGRSGFYVIHQYPLISCQQRVDPNIFGVDAFEMKTPLGELQPITEKSPGRRRREAELPKTKPAAGEADGNATKAATSAADGRRAQAAAAAAAAAAAHPHFDAVAQSWADAPYMFLLSIQEIKERNLAPAPSSWSLQLQVSMRGPHDYMSASEWPLMLFYMLMCVLYVLLALLWLVMSACYWRDLLRIQFWIGGVIFLGMLEKAVYYGEFQSIRYDGLSVRGAAVFAEVLSAVKRTLARVLVIIASLGYGIVKPRLGASLHRVAAVALLYLTFSAAEGVLRVNADRGDNTGSILLCDVVLAFTDSCVIWWIFVSLAQTTKLLRLRRNTVKLSLYRHFTNTLIFAVIASVIFIVWTTKTFKMAKCQSDWRELWIDDAFWRFLFSAILLVIMFLWRPSANNQRYAFRPLVDDEEEEEEELMVNEAFEGMKMRGVKSDSNVAARANKVVDEDLKWVEENIPSSMADAALPPLLDSDEESKSTQLEMSKME; encoded by the exons ATGTTTGAAGTTCTTAAATCAAGATGGGAGGGGTCATGTTTGCTGACGTATACGGAAGCAGGAAGTGGCGGGCTCCAACTTCGGAAGGATTCGGAACGACTTTTCGAGCTCGCTGCTGTGATGGCGACCACGGCAAGTCCTGAGCGGACCCGGTCGGCGCTGTGGAGCAGAACGGTCCTTCTGCTGGTGCTGTCCGTCTTCCAGCGACCGAGTTGCGTGGTGTCGGAACCGGGAAAATGGATCCTGAACGTTGACAGC GACACTTTGAGGAAGCACAACCTCTTCGTTTTTTCTAAAACTCTTTTCAACAACAGTGTCATCCATCTCAAAT TGGCGGAGTGGCGCTGCGACGCATCTTCCCCTGTGCACTTGAACGTGTCGTGGTACCTGAGGAGCTCTCACTGCTACGATGAAGTCTTCGGCTTGGAC GCGGCGCGAGCAGAAAGGTTCTTCAGGTTCCCCAAGGTGAATCCGGGAGGAAGAAGTGGTTTCTATGTCATCCATCAGTACCCGCTCATCTCCTGCCAGCAACGCGTGGACCCCAACATC TTTGGTGTGGATgcctttgaaatgaaaacgcCACTGGGTGAATTGCAG CCGATAACAGAGAAGTCCCCGGGCAGGAGGCGCAGAGAGGCGGAGCTTCCCAAAACAAAG CCGGCCGCCGGAGAAGCGGACGGGAACGCCACGAAGGCGGCGACTTCTGCAGCAGACGGTCGTCGCGCACAG gctgccgccgccgccgccgccgccgccgccgcacacCCTCACTTTGACGCAGTGGCCCAGAGCTGGGCGGACGCCCCGTACATGTTCCTGCTCAGCATCCAGGAGATCAAAGAACGGAACCTGGCTCCCGCCCCGAGCTCCTGGAGCCTGCAGC TTCAAGTGAGCATGCGAGGACCTCACGACTACATGTCGGCGTCGGAATGGCCGCTCATGCTG TTCTACATGCTGATGTGCGTGCTGTACGTGCTGCTGGCGCTCTTGTGGCTGGTCATGTCGGCGTGCTACTGGAGGGACCTGCTGAGGATCCAGTTCTGGATCGGAGGCGTCATCTTCCTGGGGATGCTGGAGAAAGCCGTTTACTACGGCGAGTTCCAGAGCATCCGATACGACGGCTTGTCCG TGCGCGGGGCGGCGGTGTTCGCCGAGGTCCTGTCGGCCGTCAAGCGGACGCTGGCCCGCGTCTTGGTCATCATCGCCAGCCTGGGATACGGCATCGTCAA GCCCAGGCTGGGCGCCTCGCTTCACCGCGTGGCGGCCGTCGCTCTGCTCTACCTGACCTTCTCGGCGGCGGAGGGCGTCCTACGAGTCAACGCC GATCGGGGCGACAACACCGGCAGCATTCTTCTGTGCGACGTGGTGCTGGCCTTCACCGACTCCTGCGTCATCTGGTGG ATCTTTGTGAGTCTGGCCCAGACCACCAAGCTGCTCCGACTCCGCCGCAACACGGTCAAGCTTTCGCTCTACCGACACTTCACCAACACGCTCATCTTCGCCGTCATTG CATCAGTCATTTTCATCGTTTGGACCACAAAGACCTTCAAGATGGCCAAATGTCAGTCT GACTGGCGCGAGCTTTGGATCGATGACGCTTTCTGGCGCTTCCTGTTCTCCGCCATCCTCTTGGTCATCATGTTCCTGTGGCGACCGTCGGCCAACAACCAGAG GTACGCATTCCGCCCTCTGGTGgatgacgaggaggaggaggaggaagagctcATGGTGAACGAAGCTTTTG AGGGCATGAAGATGAGAGGCGTGAAGAGCGACAGCAACGTTGCGGCCAGAGCCAACAAAGTGGTG GATGAAGATCTGAAATGGGTGGAGGAGAACATCCCCTCATCCATGGCTGACGC CGCCCTGCCGCCCCTGCTCGACTCGGACGAG GAAAGCAAGAGCACCCAGTTGGAGATGTCCAAGATGGAGTGA